The Aphelocoma coerulescens isolate FSJ_1873_10779 chromosome 2, UR_Acoe_1.0, whole genome shotgun sequence genome contains a region encoding:
- the LOC138105552 gene encoding epiplakin-like, translating to MMQKMSGCSQNNKLSSTGSNLAAGEHKEMGGGGSNFIAGVFIQAKHKKLSIYEAMMRGLLTPGTALVLLEAQAASGLLTDPVRNEQLSVKEALAQGLIGRDFYEKLLSAEGAVTGYTEPYTGHRISLFQAMKKEFIVREHAIRLLQAQIATGGIIDPVHGHRVPPEVAYKRGYFDQEMSQFLSDPENQTRTCFDPNTHENLTYLQLLRRCVPDPDTGLLMLQLMDKGSVLYQLTEDARKALQAARTTLAVGLFQGQSVSVWELLFSRYVPDHQREELLRKYKAGTMTILQMMTVLTATITGAERENGALGSCTAKPNNKVRASPPAQDTQSQEQQLRKSLKSATVRVTAGEFRGQNISVLDLLFSKYVPQGKRQELLELYRAGILTTEQVATVVTTIVNRTEAANAKLVANARSPHRAAAVAGEDEDNCSAHLDDSLKSTTISVPAGELRGKQVSLWDLLFSHHIPEEKRQELLELYHERLLSLEQMTTVVSTLIKKKESTGRKFRITVKSSNQDAVRAAGEEGDDPPKEEPWETALKTTVVDIEVGEFRGHRVSLWDLLHSHYIPDENRKELLELYEAGELTLEQVKTVASTIVTRAAAEAAAERAEPAAPVNEPRAEPAATEAEPTPLHGDRAWEETLKATTAEVSVGEFQGRQISLWDLLFSHHIPEEKRQELLELYRAGTLALEQLKFVVTTLIEKKESTDRKFRITVKSSNQDAVTAAGEEGDYPPKEEPWETALKTTVVDIEVGEFRGHRVSLWDLLHSHYIPDENRKELLELYEAGELTLEQVKTVASTIVTRAAAEAAAERAEPAAPVNEPRAEPAATEAEPTPLHGDRAWEETLKATTAEVSVGEFQGRQISLWDLLFSHHIPEEKRQELLELYRGGMLPIQELLSITSSIAIDGHEKHFGALPAHTVDLLRSEGSYITFGPSQERRVSVWELLSSKQVSEYRREAHLDTYPSGGLTVNRITITTTITTGPRREKSRPWHH from the coding sequence ATGATGCAGAAGATGAGTGGATGCTCCCAGAACAACAAGttgagcagcacagggagcaaCCTGGCTGCAGGTGAACACAAAGAGATGGGTGGGGGTGGGAGTAACTTCATCGCTGGAGTCTTCATCCAGGCCAAGCACAAGAAGCTGAGTATCTACGAAGCCATGATGAGGGGGCTGCTGACCCCGGGCACggcactggtgctgctggaggcacAGGCAGCATCTGGACTGCTCACAGACCCCGTGAGGAATGAGCAGCTCTCGGTAAAAGAGGCGCTGGCTCAGGGACTCATCGGTCGGGACTTCTACGAGAAGCTGCTCTCAGCGGAGGGAGCCGTGACAGGGTACACAGAGCCCTACACTGGACACAGGATCTCCCTGTTCCAGGCCATGAAGAAGGAATTTATCGTCAGGGAACATGCCATCCGCCTGCTCCAGGCCCAGATCGCCACCGGCGGCATCATCGACCCCGTGCAcggccaccgtgtccccccggAGGTGGCCTACAAGCGTGGCTACTTTGACCAGGAGATGAGCCAGTTCCTCTCTGACCCCGAGAATCAAACAAGAACTTGCTTCGACCCCAACACCCACGAGAACCTGACGTACCTGCAGCTGCTGCGCCGCTGCGTGCCGGACCCAGACACGGGGCTGCTCATGCTGCAGCTGATGGACAAGGGCTCCGTGCTCTACCAGCTGACCGAGGATGCCCGCAAAGCCCTGCAGGCCGCCCGCACCACCCTGGCGGTGGGGCTCTTCCAGGGCCAGAGCGTCAGCGTCTGGGAGCTCCTCTTCTCCCGCTACGTCCCTGACCACCAGAGAGAGGAGCTCCTGAGGAAATACAAGGCGGGGACAATGACCATCCTGCAGATGATGACCGTCCTCACTGCCACCATCACGGGAGCAGAAAGGGAAAACGGGGCTCTGGGCTCATGCACAGCCAAACCCAATAATAAGGTGAGGGCGTCACCCCCGGCTCAGGACACACAGTCCCAGGAGCAACAGTTGAGAAAGTCCTTGAAGTCTGCAACCGTTCGTGTCACTGCTGGGGAGTTCCGGGGGCAAAACATTTCTGTGCTGGACCTGCTCTTTTCCAAATACGTCCCTCAGGGGAAgcggcaggagctgctggagctgtatAGGGCAGGGATACTGACCACGGAGCAGGTGGCCACTGTGGTCACCACCATCGTTAACCGAACAGAAGCTGCGAACGCCAAGCTTGTGGCAAATGCCAGGAGCCCACACAGGGCAGCGGCAGTGGCAGGGGAGGATGAAGACAATTGTTCAGCACACCTGGATGACTCCTTGAAGTCCACCACCATCAGTGTGCCAGCTGGGGAGCTGCGGGGAAAGCAGGTCTCACTCTGGGACCTGCTCTTCTCCCACCACATCCCCGAGGagaagaggcaggagctgctggagctgtacCATGAAAGGTTATTAAGTCTGGAGCAGATGACAACTGTTGTCAGCACCCtcattaagaaaaaagaatctACAGGCAGGAAATTCCGAATTACAGTCAAGAGTTCCAACCAGGACGCTgtgagagcagcaggagaggagggggaTGATCCCCCCAAAGAGGAACCGTGGGAAACAGCCTTAAAAACCACAGTGGTTGACATTGAGGTTGGGGAGTTTCGGGGCCACAGGGTCTCCCTGTGGGACCTGCTCCACTCCCACTACATCCCCGATGAGAACAGgaaggagctcctggagctgtATGAGGCAGGTGAGTTAACCCTGGAGCAGGTGAAGACCGTTGCCAGCACCATTGTGACccgggcagcagcagaagcagcagcagagagggcagagccagcagcacctgtgaatgagcccagggcagagccagcagccaCAGAGGCTGAACCCACCCCCCTGCacggggacagggcttgggaagAGACCCTGAAGGCCACCACAGCCGAGGTGTCAGTGGGGGAGTTCCAGGGCAGGCAGATCTCCCTCTGGGACCTGCTCTTCTCCCACCACATCCCCGAGGagaagaggcaggagctgctggagctgtacCGTGCAGGGACATTGGCATTGGAGCAGTTAAAATTTGTTGTCACCACTCTCATTGAGAAAAAAGAATCTACAGACAGGAAATTCCGAATTACAGTCAAGAGTTCCAACCAGGACgctgtgacagcagcaggagaggagggggaTTATCCCCCCAAAGAGGAACCGTGGGAAACAGCCTTAAAAACCACAGTGGTCGACATTGAGGTTGGGGAGTTTCGGGGCCACAGGGTCTCCCTGTGGGACCTGCTCCACTCCCACTACATCCCCGATGAGAACAGgaaggagctcctggagctgtATGAGGCAGGTGAGTTAACCCTGGAGCAGGTGAAGACCGTTGCCAGCACCATTGTGACccgggcagcagcagaagcagcagcagagagggcagagccagcagcacctgtgaatgagcccagggcagagccagcagccaCAGAGGCTGAACCCACCCCCCTGCacggggacagggcttgggaagAGACCCTGAAGGCCACCACAGCCGAGGTGTCAGTGGGGGAGTTCCAGGGCAGGCAGATCTCCCTCTGGGACCTGCTCTTCTCCCACCACATCCCCGAGGagaagaggcaggagctgctggagctgtacCGTGGGGGGATGCTCCCCatccaggagctgctcagcatcACCAGCAGCATCGCCATTGATGGCCATGAAAAGCACTTTGGGGCCCTTCCTGCGCACACCGTGGATCTTCTGCGTTCTGAGGGCTCCTACATCACGTTTGGCCCATCCCAGGAGCGCAGGGTGTCGGTGTGGGAGCTCCTGTCCTCCAAGCAGGTCTCCGAGTACAGGCGGGAGGCACATCTCGACACCTACCCCTCAGGAGGGCTGACAGTGAACAGAAtcaccatcaccaccaccatcaccaccGGCCCCCGGCGTGAGAAGAGCCGCCCCTGGCACCACTAA